DNA sequence from the Acidobacteriota bacterium genome:
CATTCTGACCTTCGTCGCGCTGGGTGGTGAGGGGAAGACTTCGCTGGTAGCGAAGTGGGCTGCTGATCTCTCCGATCAAAACTGGCCTGGGTGTGACGCCGTCTTTGCGTGGTCGTTTTACAGCCAGGGAACGCGCGAACAATTGGCCGCCTCGTCCGACTTGTTTCTCGCGGAAGCCCTCAGCTTTTTCGGCGATACGGCGATGGCGGGTAGCAATCAGGGAGCCTTCGAGAAAGGGCGGCGGCTGGCGCAACTGGTCGGCGAGCGGCGTTCGTTGCTGATTCTCGATGGCCTGGAACCGCTGCAATACGCGCCCACTTCGCCGACGGCGGGCGAACTCAAAGACCAAGGGCTGGCCGCTTTGCTGAAAGGGCTGGCGGCCAACAGTCGCGGCCTGTGCGTCGTCACCACACGCTATAAGGTTCCGGATTTGCGCGCTTACTGGCAGACCGCCGCACCGCAGCACGAATTGCCGCGACTTTCCACTGCCGCCGGAGTCCGGCTGCTCCGCACCATCGGCGTCAAAGGCACGCAGGCCGAATTCGAGAAACTGGTCGAAGATGTCAACGGACACGCGCTGACGCTGCAAATCCTCGGACAATTTCTGGTGCGTGCCCACCACGGCGACATCCGCCGCCGCGACCGCGTCAACCTGGAAAAAGCCGATGCGAAAATCCAGGGCGGCCACGCCTTCCGGGCGATGGCCGCCTACGTGAAATGGCTAGAAGACGACAGCGAGGAAGCGCGGCGCGAATTGGCGGTGCTGCAACTGATGGGGCTGTTCGACCGCCCGGCTGCGGCGGAACTGATTGATGTGCTGCGGCAACCGCCCGCCATCTCCGGTTTGACCGAACCGGTGGTTGGGTTGGCGGAAGAGGATTGGGAGCTCAGTCTCAGCGCCTTGGGCGACGCCAGGCTGCTGACAGTGAACCGGGATGCGGCAGGCAATCTGCTGGCGCTGGATGCCCATCCGCTGCTGCGGGAATACTTCGCCGGAAAGCTGAAGGCAGAAGGCGCAATGATGAATGAAAAGGTGAAGGTGAAAGGTGAAAGGAAGAAGCAAGGCAAAGATTCGTCATTCATCCCTCCGAATTCAGCATTCCAAGAGGCGCATCGGCGGCTGTACGAACACCTTTGCGTAACGACAAAGGAAGGCGATGAGCCAACGCTCGAAGACTTGCAACCGCTTTACCAAGCCGTGGCCCACGGCAGCCAGGCGGGGTTACAGCAGGAGGCGTTAGACAAGGTTTACTACGCCCGCATTCTGCGGGGGAATGAAGGCTATAGCGCGTTCAAACTCGGCGCGCTTGGTTCCGACCTGGGAGCCGTCGCCTGCTTCTTCGAGACGCCGTGGAGCCGCGTCTCGCCTGTGCTCTCGGAAAGCGACCAAGCCTGGCTGCTAGGCGACGCCGCCTTCCGCCTGCGCGCATTAGGCCGGCTGGCCGAGTCCCTTGAGCCGATGCGGGCTGGGCTGGAGATGGGTGTCAAGCAGGAGAACTGGAGAGAGGCCGCCCGCCGCGCCAGCAACCTGAGCGAGTTGGAACTGACGCTGGGTTTGGTGGATGCAGCGGAGCGGGACGCCGCACAGTCGGTGGAATACGCCGACCGCAGCGGCGATGCGTTTCAGCGGATGACCAAGCGAGTCCGTTTTGCCGACATTCTGCACCAGGCGGGCCGCCGGGCTGAGGCGGAAGGGCGCTTCCGCGAGGCCGAGCAAATGCAGGCCGAAGATCAGTCAGACTACCCGCTGCTGTATTCCTTGCAAGGCTTCCAGTATTGCGACTTGCTGCTGGCGGAGGCGGAGATGGCTGCGTGGAAAAAGCGAGAGTTAGGAGTTGGGAGACAGGAGTTGGAATTAAGCAACTCCTGCCGCGCCGTTTCCGAACGCGCGACACAGACGCTCAAGATTGC
Encoded proteins:
- a CDS encoding ATP-binding protein, which gives rise to MIFLCAEYATKRWCKLEWRFIRQLVATLEAERIMFLSFGDPGDLSQMGILSGDGYLEIGDQSAEVIAEKIGKRFNLNRGVTAPAPTVSIPADISRIVKYAPAELIGREAETRLLDDAWAKVQSQEAKRSRILTFVALGGEGKTSLVAKWAADLSDQNWPGCDAVFAWSFYSQGTREQLAASSDLFLAEALSFFGDTAMAGSNQGAFEKGRRLAQLVGERRSLLILDGLEPLQYAPTSPTAGELKDQGLAALLKGLAANSRGLCVVTTRYKVPDLRAYWQTAAPQHELPRLSTAAGVRLLRTIGVKGTQAEFEKLVEDVNGHALTLQILGQFLVRAHHGDIRRRDRVNLEKADAKIQGGHAFRAMAAYVKWLEDDSEEARRELAVLQLMGLFDRPAAAELIDVLRQPPAISGLTEPVVGLAEEDWELSLSALGDARLLTVNRDAAGNLLALDAHPLLREYFAGKLKAEGAMMNEKVKVKGERKKQGKDSSFIPPNSAFQEAHRRLYEHLCVTTKEGDEPTLEDLQPLYQAVAHGSQAGLQQEALDKVYYARILRGNEGYSAFKLGALGSDLGAVACFFETPWSRVSPVLSESDQAWLLGDAAFRLRALGRLAESLEPMRAGLEMGVKQENWREAARRASNLSELELTLGLVDAAERDAAQSVEYADRSGDAFQRMTKRVRFADILHQAGRRAEAEGRFREAEQMQAEDQSDYPLLYSLQGFQYCDLLLAEAEMAAWKKRELGVGRQELELSNSCRAVSERATQTLKIAEECFGHGLGLLDIALDHLTLSRAALYQAILESSISQLLSPNSQFSISHIEQAVSGLRRAGRNDHLPRALLTRAWLRSLTGARTGSDSPQEDLDEAWEIAERGAMKLHLADIHLYRARLFGLRNADGDWRSGVPYPWESPEHDLAEAERLIKECGYHRRDEELEDAKRAILGEGSE